A window from Mycolicibacterium tokaiense encodes these proteins:
- a CDS encoding S9 family peptidase, translating to MKPPVAKRVDTRREFHGDVFTDPYEWLRAKDDPEVIGHLEAENAYADSITADQEPLRQKIFDEIKARTKETDLSVPTRRGDYWYYGRSFEGKQYGVHCRCPVRGADDWTPPELDENTAVPGELVLLDENIEAEGHDFFSLGAASVSLDGNVLAFSVDVVGDERYTLRFKDLRTGAMYDDEIVGIAAGVTWSADNETVYYTTVDDAWRPDTVWRHRLGSGLPAEKVFHEPDEKYWVGMGRTRSNKYILIAAGSAITSEVFYADASDPTSEFTSILPRRAGVEYSVDHAVVGGQDRFLILHNDGAVNFTLVEAPVADPTAQRTLIPHRDDVRLEGMDAFADHLVVSYRREALPRIQLWPITDGDYAQPQELEFESELMSAGLGGNPNWDAPRLRIACTSFVIPVRVYDHDLATGQRTLLREQPVLGDYRPQDYTERRDWAIAPDGTRVPVSVISRVGVELPAPALIYGYGAYESCEDPRFSIARLSLLDRGMVFAIAHVRGGGEMGRLWYEHGKLLQKRNTFTDFIAAAEHLVESGVTRPEQLVALGGSAGGLLMGAVANMAPQAFAGILAQVPFVDALTTILDPSLPLTVTEWDEWGNPVDDAEVYAYMKSYTPYENVEAKEYPPILAMTSLNDTRVYYVEPAKWVAALRHTKADANPVLLKTQMTAGHGGISGRYERWKEVAFQYAWLLTTAGVDDSEPGQVPPR from the coding sequence ATGAAACCGCCGGTTGCCAAGCGTGTCGACACGCGCCGCGAGTTCCACGGGGACGTGTTCACCGATCCCTACGAATGGCTGAGGGCCAAGGACGACCCCGAGGTGATCGGCCATCTCGAAGCCGAGAACGCCTACGCCGACAGCATCACTGCCGATCAGGAACCGTTGCGGCAGAAGATCTTCGACGAGATCAAGGCCCGCACCAAGGAAACCGACCTCTCGGTGCCGACGCGTCGGGGTGACTACTGGTACTACGGGCGCAGTTTCGAGGGCAAGCAGTACGGCGTGCACTGCCGCTGCCCCGTCCGTGGGGCCGACGACTGGACGCCCCCGGAACTCGACGAGAACACCGCGGTGCCCGGTGAGTTGGTGCTGCTCGACGAGAACATCGAGGCCGAGGGCCACGACTTCTTCTCTCTGGGTGCTGCGAGTGTGAGCCTCGACGGCAACGTCCTGGCGTTCTCGGTCGACGTCGTGGGCGACGAGCGGTACACCCTGCGGTTCAAGGATCTGCGCACCGGCGCGATGTACGACGACGAGATCGTCGGGATCGCCGCCGGTGTCACCTGGTCGGCGGACAACGAGACGGTGTACTACACCACGGTCGACGACGCCTGGCGCCCCGACACCGTGTGGCGACACCGGCTGGGCAGCGGGCTGCCGGCGGAGAAGGTGTTCCACGAGCCGGACGAAAAATACTGGGTGGGGATGGGACGCACCCGCAGCAACAAATACATACTGATCGCCGCGGGCTCGGCCATCACCTCTGAGGTGTTCTACGCCGACGCCTCCGACCCGACCTCCGAGTTCACCAGCATCCTGCCCCGCCGCGCGGGGGTCGAGTACTCCGTCGACCACGCGGTGGTGGGTGGGCAGGACCGGTTTCTCATCCTGCACAACGACGGTGCGGTCAACTTCACGCTGGTGGAGGCCCCGGTCGCCGACCCCACCGCGCAGCGCACCCTGATCCCGCACCGCGACGATGTGCGGCTCGAAGGGATGGACGCCTTCGCCGATCACCTGGTGGTCAGTTACCGGCGCGAGGCATTGCCCCGAATCCAGTTGTGGCCCATCACCGATGGTGACTACGCACAACCCCAGGAGCTCGAGTTCGAATCCGAGTTGATGTCGGCCGGGCTGGGCGGCAACCCGAACTGGGACGCGCCGCGGCTGCGGATCGCGTGCACGTCGTTCGTCATCCCGGTACGGGTCTACGACCATGACCTGGCCACCGGCCAACGCACCCTGCTGCGGGAGCAACCGGTGCTGGGTGACTACCGCCCGCAGGACTACACCGAGCGCCGCGACTGGGCCATCGCGCCCGACGGCACTCGGGTGCCGGTATCGGTGATCAGCCGCGTCGGTGTCGAGTTGCCCGCTCCGGCACTGATCTACGGCTATGGCGCCTACGAGTCGTGTGAGGACCCGCGGTTCTCCATCGCCCGGCTTTCGCTTCTCGACCGCGGCATGGTGTTCGCCATCGCCCACGTCCGCGGTGGCGGCGAGATGGGCCGGCTGTGGTACGAGCACGGCAAACTGCTGCAGAAGCGCAACACCTTCACTGATTTCATCGCTGCCGCAGAGCATCTGGTGGAATCCGGGGTCACCCGTCCGGAGCAGCTGGTGGCACTCGGAGGTAGCGCCGGCGGCCTGCTGATGGGTGCGGTGGCCAACATGGCGCCGCAGGCCTTCGCCGGGATCCTGGCGCAGGTGCCCTTCGTCGACGCACTGACCACCATCCTGGACCCGTCGCTGCCACTGACCGTCACCGAGTGGGACGAGTGGGGTAACCCCGTCGACGACGCGGAGGTGTACGCCTACATGAAGTCCTACACGCCGTACGAGAACGTCGAGGCCAAGGAGTATCCGCCGATCCTGGCAATGACCTCCCTCAACGACACCAGGGTGTACTACGTGGAGCCGGCCAAATGGGTTGCCGCGCTGCGTCACACCAAGGCCGACGCCAACCCGGTGCTGCTGAAGACGCAGATGACAGCGGGTCACGGCGGGATCAGCGGCCGCTACGAACGGTGGAAGGAAGTGGCGTTCCAGTACGCCTGGCTGCTGACCACAGCAGGGGTGGATGACAGTGAGCCGGGCCAAGTACCACCACGGTGA
- a CDS encoding TetR/AcrR family transcriptional regulator: MSRAKYHHGDLRAVILAEAARLIAERGAEALSLRELAREAGVSHAAPAHHFTDRRGLFTALATRGFQKLTQALAESGPDFSAAALAYVQFAVQNPGEFAVMFAKSLVDDQDPELVAAQVAARQELGRGVATLTDPHAAADPDAAALAAWAMVHGYAMLWLNEAVPADDPVATAGRLTEMLFRG; encoded by the coding sequence GTGAGCCGGGCCAAGTACCACCACGGTGACCTGCGGGCGGTCATCCTCGCCGAAGCGGCGCGCCTGATCGCCGAACGCGGCGCCGAGGCACTGTCCTTGCGGGAACTGGCCCGCGAAGCCGGGGTGTCCCACGCCGCGCCCGCCCACCACTTCACCGACCGGCGGGGGCTGTTCACCGCCCTGGCGACGCGGGGGTTCCAGAAGCTGACACAGGCGCTGGCCGAGAGCGGGCCCGACTTCTCCGCCGCGGCACTGGCCTACGTCCAGTTCGCAGTACAGAATCCCGGCGAGTTCGCCGTGATGTTCGCCAAATCACTGGTGGACGACCAGGATCCGGAGCTGGTTGCCGCGCAGGTGGCCGCGCGCCAGGAGCTCGGCCGCGGGGTGGCGACCCTGACCGACCCGCACGCCGCCGCCGACCCCGACGCCGCGGCGCTGGCCGCGTGGGCGATGGTGCACGGCTACGCCATGCTGTGGCTGAACGAGGCGGTGCCTGCCGATGATCCGGTGGCCACTGCCGGCAGGCTCACCGAGATGCTGTTCCGGGGTTGA
- a CDS encoding glutathione peroxidase, protein MSITDIPLTTLAGEPTSLADYADRAVLVVNVASKCGLTPQYSALETLARDYADRGLTVLGVPCNQFMGQEPGSAEEIQTFCSTTYGVTFPLLEKTDVLGPQQHPLYAELTKTPDADGVAGDVAWNFEKFLLAPGATVTHRFRPQTVPDAPEVISAIEAVLPK, encoded by the coding sequence ATGAGCATCACCGACATTCCCCTGACCACGCTCGCCGGCGAGCCCACCTCGCTGGCCGACTACGCCGACCGCGCGGTCCTGGTGGTCAACGTCGCCTCCAAGTGCGGCCTGACCCCGCAGTACAGCGCGCTGGAGACCCTGGCCCGCGACTACGCCGACCGCGGGCTCACCGTGCTGGGCGTGCCCTGCAACCAGTTCATGGGTCAGGAGCCGGGCAGCGCGGAGGAAATCCAGACCTTCTGCTCCACCACCTACGGTGTGACGTTCCCGCTGCTGGAGAAGACCGACGTCTTGGGTCCGCAGCAGCACCCGCTGTACGCGGAGCTCACCAAGACGCCCGATGCCGACGGGGTGGCCGGCGACGTCGCATGGAACTTCGAGAAGTTCCTGCTGGCCCCCGGCGCCACCGTCACCCACCGGTTCCGGCCGCAGACCGTGCCCGATGCGCCCGAGGTGATCAGCGCCATCGAAGCGGTGCTGCCCAAGTAG
- a CDS encoding DUF2334 domain-containing protein yields the protein MAGQLIVSVSGIDHRTLDDVVALHERLAARSVPLSLFVAPRLKGNYRLDADAPTVRWLTERRAGGDAIVLHGYDEAATKLRRSEFAVLQAHEANLRLMAADRIMDHLGLRTRLFAAPGWSVSPGVVTVLPRNGFRMLPGLTGMTDLIRQTTVRARVLGIGAGFVTEPWWCRTLVLSADRTARRGGIVRLAVSARQLRKPGPRQAVFDAVDLALMHGCVPTVYRWSPRTALLDAA from the coding sequence ATGGCTGGGCAACTGATCGTCTCGGTATCCGGGATCGACCACCGCACGCTCGACGATGTGGTGGCTCTGCACGAGCGCCTGGCCGCCAGGTCGGTGCCGCTGTCGCTGTTCGTGGCGCCGCGGCTGAAGGGAAACTATCGCCTGGACGCCGACGCCCCCACCGTGCGGTGGCTGACCGAGCGTCGCGCCGGCGGGGATGCGATCGTGCTGCACGGCTACGACGAGGCCGCCACCAAGCTGCGGCGCAGCGAGTTCGCGGTGCTGCAGGCCCACGAGGCCAATCTGCGCCTGATGGCCGCCGACCGGATCATGGACCACCTGGGCCTGCGTACCCGGCTGTTCGCGGCACCGGGCTGGTCGGTCTCGCCCGGCGTGGTGACGGTGTTGCCGCGCAACGGCTTCCGCATGCTGCCCGGCCTGACCGGGATGACGGATCTGATCCGTCAGACAACGGTGCGGGCGCGGGTCCTGGGTATCGGGGCGGGTTTCGTGACCGAGCCATGGTGGTGCCGCACCCTGGTGCTCTCGGCCGACCGCACGGCCCGCCGTGGCGGCATCGTGCGGCTCGCCGTCTCGGCGCGTCAGCTGCGCAAGCCGGGCCCCCGCCAGGCAGTGTTCGACGCGGTGGACCTCGCGCTCATGCACGGGTGTGTGCCGACGGTGTACCGGTGGTCACCGCGTACAGCTCTGCTGGATGCTGCTTGA
- a CDS encoding FAD-binding dehydrogenase — translation MDADVIVVGAGIAGLVAACELAERGRSVLLVDQENEANLGGQAFWSFGGLFLVDSPEQRRLGIKDSHELALQDWLGTAGFDRDEDYWPRQWAHAYVDFAAGEKRSWLRERGHQLFPLVGWAERGGYNALGHGNSVPRFHLTWGTGPGLVEVFARRLLGNPRVRFAYRHQVDELLVDGGAVTGVRGTVLEPSSVARGVASSRVGVGEFEFRASAVIVASGGIGHNLDLIRKNWPARMGRVPDQLLAGVPAHVDGRMIGITESAGGRVINRDRMWHYTEGITNYDPIWPHHGIRILPGPSSLWLDATGTRLPGPLYPGFDTLGTLEHIVASGHDYTWFILNQRIIEKEFTLSGQEQNPDLTGRDVRMVLQRVRPGAPAPVQAFVDRGVDFVSASTLRELVTKMNALPDVEPLDFATVEAEVTARDREVTNRFSKDGQITAIRGARSYLADRITRVVAPHRLTDPKAGPLIAVKLHILTRKTLGGLETDLDARVLGVGGAAIPGLYAVGEVAGFGGGGVHGYRALEGTFLGGCIFSGRAAGRGAARDIA, via the coding sequence ATGGACGCTGACGTCATCGTGGTCGGAGCGGGCATCGCCGGGTTGGTGGCCGCCTGTGAGCTGGCCGAACGCGGCCGCAGTGTGCTGCTGGTGGACCAGGAGAACGAGGCCAACCTGGGCGGGCAGGCCTTCTGGTCCTTCGGCGGGCTGTTCCTCGTCGACAGCCCGGAGCAGCGCCGCCTCGGCATCAAGGACAGCCACGAGCTGGCGCTGCAGGACTGGCTGGGCACTGCCGGGTTCGACCGCGACGAGGACTACTGGCCGCGGCAGTGGGCCCACGCCTACGTCGACTTCGCCGCCGGGGAGAAGCGCAGCTGGCTGCGCGAGCGCGGACACCAGCTCTTCCCGCTGGTCGGGTGGGCCGAGCGGGGCGGCTACAACGCGCTCGGACACGGCAATTCGGTCCCGCGCTTCCACCTCACCTGGGGCACCGGACCCGGCCTGGTGGAGGTCTTCGCCCGCCGGCTGTTGGGCAATCCCCGCGTGCGGTTCGCCTACCGCCACCAGGTCGACGAGCTGCTGGTCGACGGCGGCGCCGTCACCGGCGTCCGGGGCACCGTCCTGGAACCCTCGTCAGTCGCGCGCGGGGTGGCGTCCTCGCGAGTTGGTGTCGGCGAGTTCGAGTTCCGCGCCTCGGCGGTGATCGTCGCCAGCGGCGGCATCGGCCACAACCTGGACCTGATCCGCAAGAACTGGCCCGCCCGCATGGGCCGGGTGCCCGATCAGCTGCTCGCCGGAGTCCCGGCCCACGTCGACGGTCGCATGATCGGTATCACCGAATCGGCGGGGGGCCGCGTCATCAACCGGGACCGGATGTGGCACTACACCGAGGGCATCACCAACTACGACCCGATCTGGCCGCACCACGGCATCCGGATCCTGCCCGGCCCGTCGTCGCTGTGGCTGGACGCCACCGGAACCAGACTGCCGGGACCGCTCTACCCCGGATTCGACACCCTGGGCACGCTGGAGCACATCGTGGCATCCGGGCACGACTACACCTGGTTCATCCTCAACCAGCGCATCATCGAGAAGGAATTCACCCTCTCAGGCCAGGAGCAGAACCCCGACCTGACCGGGCGCGACGTCCGGATGGTGCTGCAGCGCGTCCGCCCCGGGGCGCCCGCGCCGGTGCAGGCCTTCGTCGACCGCGGTGTCGATTTCGTGAGCGCCTCGACCCTGCGGGAGCTGGTCACCAAGATGAACGCCCTGCCCGACGTCGAGCCCCTCGACTTCGCCACCGTGGAGGCCGAGGTGACCGCCCGCGACCGCGAGGTCACCAACCGGTTCAGCAAGGACGGTCAGATCACCGCGATCCGGGGAGCCCGGTCCTACCTGGCCGACCGCATCACCCGGGTGGTGGCCCCGCACCGGCTCACCGATCCCAAGGCCGGTCCGCTGATCGCCGTCAAACTGCACATCCTCACCCGAAAGACGTTGGGCGGCCTGGAAACCGATCTGGACGCCCGGGTGCTCGGGGTCGGCGGAGCGGCCATCCCCGGCCTGTACGCCGTCGGCGAGGTGGCCGGCTTCGGCGGCGGGGGTGTGCACGGCTACCGCGCGCTGGAGGGCACCTTCCTGGGGGGTTGTATCTTCTCCGGCCGGGCCGCGGGCCGGGGCGCGGCCCGCGACATCGCCTGA
- a CDS encoding MBL fold metallo-hydrolase, with translation MELTHFGHSCLLASFPDTTILFDPGTFSHGFEGMTGLTAILITHQHPDHADPERLPALVEANPQAALYADPQTAAQLGGAWQAVNVGDEFGVGTVTVRGVGGRHAVIHPEIPVIDNISYLIGDGEHRARLMHPGDALFVPDEPVDVLATPAAAPWCKISESVDYLRAVAPTHAVPIHHSIIAPEARGIYFGRLSEMTDTDFRVLEEETETAL, from the coding sequence GTGCCTTCTGGCGAGCTTTCCGGATACCACCATTCTCTTCGACCCGGGAACGTTCTCGCACGGCTTCGAAGGCATGACCGGCCTGACCGCCATCCTGATCACCCATCAGCACCCCGATCACGCCGACCCCGAGCGACTTCCAGCCCTCGTCGAGGCCAACCCGCAGGCCGCGCTGTATGCCGACCCGCAGACCGCGGCGCAGCTGGGCGGCGCGTGGCAGGCCGTCAACGTCGGTGACGAGTTCGGTGTCGGCACCGTCACCGTGCGCGGCGTCGGCGGCAGGCACGCCGTCATCCACCCCGAAATCCCTGTCATCGACAACATTTCGTACCTGATCGGTGACGGCGAGCACCGGGCGCGGCTGATGCACCCCGGCGACGCGCTGTTCGTGCCCGACGAGCCGGTGGATGTGCTGGCCACCCCGGCCGCCGCGCCGTGGTGCAAGATCTCCGAGTCTGTGGACTATCTCCGCGCGGTGGCGCCCACCCACGCCGTGCCGATCCACCACAGCATCATCGCCCCCGAGGCCCGCGGCATCTATTTCGGCAGGCTGTCGGAGATGACCGACACCGACTTCCGCGTGCTGGAGGAAGAGACCGAGACCGCCTTGTGA